From one Luteipulveratus mongoliensis genomic stretch:
- a CDS encoding transglutaminase family protein has protein sequence MTLRLHHQTGYTYKGGASASYNEARMQPQTNTDQTVLHTKVDVSPNPWTMSWTDYWGTLVTSFEVHERHPELLVQATSTVTVDRRPTESAGLSWDEITGSDVTDRWLEVLVVTPRVAPGRELGSVVRQIRESSATPKEFVESVVARLREEVEYIQGRTTVHTRAADAWAARAGVCQDMAHLTIGALRSQGIPARYVSGYMLPDAEPEIGQPYVGESHAWIQWWDDAWVPFDPTNGTPPDDNYVEVGVGRDYKDVVPLSGIFTGSPGSTMFVSVEITRLS, from the coding sequence ATGACCCTGCGTCTGCATCACCAGACGGGCTACACCTACAAGGGCGGCGCGAGCGCGTCCTACAACGAGGCCCGCATGCAGCCTCAGACCAACACCGACCAGACCGTGCTGCACACCAAGGTCGACGTCAGCCCCAACCCCTGGACGATGTCCTGGACTGACTACTGGGGCACGCTCGTCACCTCGTTCGAGGTCCACGAGCGGCACCCTGAGCTGCTGGTCCAGGCGACCAGCACGGTGACCGTCGACCGGCGTCCCACGGAGAGCGCCGGGCTGAGCTGGGACGAGATCACCGGGTCCGACGTGACCGACCGCTGGCTCGAGGTCCTCGTCGTCACGCCGCGCGTGGCGCCCGGACGAGAGCTCGGCTCCGTCGTACGCCAGATCCGTGAATCATCAGCGACGCCAAAGGAATTCGTCGAGTCTGTTGTCGCTCGGCTGCGCGAGGAGGTCGAATACATCCAGGGCCGTACGACGGTGCACACCCGGGCGGCCGACGCCTGGGCCGCGCGGGCCGGGGTCTGCCAGGACATGGCGCACCTGACGATCGGGGCGCTGCGCTCGCAGGGCATCCCGGCGCGTTACGTGTCGGGCTACATGCTCCCCGATGCCGAGCCCGAGATCGGCCAGCCTTATGTGGGGGAGTCGCACGCCTGGATCCAGTGGTGGGACGACGCGTGGGTGCCGTTCGACCCGACCAACGGCACACCGCCCGACGACAACTACGTCGAGGTCGGCGTCGGCCGCGACTACAAGGACGTCGTGCCCCTGTCGGGCATCTTCACCGGCTCGCCGGGCTCCACGATGTTCGTCAGCGTTGAGATCACCCGCCTGTCCTGA
- the proC gene encoding pyrroline-5-carboxylate reductase: protein MSETAERSHEVSGRKVAIIGAGVMGETLVSGLLRAGRTTEQLIVSDRSPERLAVIKDTYGVEVASAADAAASVSTVVLAVKPQDMGKVLDTIRDHLAPGTLVVSIAAGITTAYLENHLPEGTPVARVMPNTPALVDEGMAAVSPGEHCDAHHLWEAQDLMRSCGKVLSIPEEYQDAVTAISGSGPAYIFFVVEAMIEAGVLLGLPRATATELVVQTLYGAATMLKETGEHPTVLRERVSSPGGTTMAALRELEDHKVRAAFLSAMEAAAKRSAELASGHN, encoded by the coding sequence ATGTCAGAGACGGCGGAGCGTTCCCACGAGGTGTCCGGCCGCAAGGTCGCCATCATCGGTGCGGGAGTGATGGGCGAGACACTGGTGTCCGGGCTCTTGCGCGCGGGCCGTACGACTGAGCAGCTCATCGTCAGCGACCGCAGTCCCGAGCGGCTTGCCGTCATCAAGGACACCTACGGCGTCGAGGTCGCCTCGGCCGCTGACGCGGCAGCGAGTGTCAGCACCGTCGTGCTCGCGGTGAAGCCGCAGGACATGGGCAAGGTCCTCGACACCATCCGCGACCACCTGGCGCCGGGCACGCTGGTGGTGTCGATCGCGGCCGGCATCACGACGGCCTACCTCGAGAACCACCTCCCGGAGGGCACTCCGGTCGCCCGCGTCATGCCCAACACCCCTGCCCTGGTCGATGAGGGCATGGCCGCGGTCAGCCCTGGCGAGCACTGCGACGCCCACCACCTGTGGGAGGCGCAGGACCTCATGCGGTCGTGCGGCAAGGTGCTGTCGATCCCCGAGGAGTACCAGGACGCGGTGACCGCGATCAGCGGCAGCGGACCGGCGTACATCTTCTTCGTCGTCGAGGCGATGATCGAGGCGGGCGTGCTCCTCGGGCTGCCGCGTGCGACCGCGACCGAGCTCGTCGTCCAGACGCTCTACGGCGCCGCCACCATGCTCAAGGAGACCGGCGAGCACCCGACCGTGCTGCGCGAGCGGGTCTCGAGCCCGGGCGGCACCACGATGGCGGCCCTGCGCGAGCTGGAGGACCACAAGGTGCGTGCAGCCTTCCTGTCCGCGATGGAAGCGGCCGCCAAGCGGTCGGCCGAGCTGGCCTCCGGACACAACTGA
- a CDS encoding alpha-E domain-containing protein produces the protein MLSRIAEALFWIGRYIERAECTSRILDVHLQVLIEDPTIDREATCRSLLAAMGVRYDGEFDQAAVLRLLLHDRSSTASVVSAIEAARESARRSREVVSTEMWEAINTTFNQLSSGQLTRMRPADAFRLVRERSSMIASMADGTLSHDTGWQFLVLGRSIERVDMTARLVLSTTYSPGSASSWQTTLRACGAHHAFTRTYRAIESPRAAAEFLLLDRLFPRSIVFGLTQAAACLEVLDPRQRRLGFGGDAARIIGQARASLDVRSLSDLMSELPREMEALQLVCVEATDAVSKRYFEGAVAPEWLGGTQ, from the coding sequence ATGCTGAGCCGCATCGCCGAGGCGTTGTTCTGGATCGGCCGCTACATCGAGCGTGCTGAGTGCACCTCGCGCATCCTCGACGTCCACCTACAGGTCCTCATCGAGGACCCGACCATCGACCGCGAGGCCACCTGCCGGTCGCTGCTCGCGGCAATGGGCGTGCGCTATGACGGTGAGTTCGACCAGGCCGCGGTGCTTCGGCTGCTGCTGCACGACCGGTCGTCGACGGCCTCGGTCGTGTCGGCCATCGAGGCCGCTCGCGAGAGCGCCCGCCGGTCGCGTGAGGTCGTCTCCACCGAGATGTGGGAGGCCATCAACACCACGTTCAACCAGCTCAGCTCGGGCCAGCTGACCCGGATGCGTCCCGCGGACGCGTTCCGGCTGGTGCGCGAGCGGTCCAGCATGATCGCTTCCATGGCGGACGGGACGCTGAGCCACGACACCGGCTGGCAGTTCCTCGTGCTCGGTCGCTCGATCGAGCGGGTGGACATGACGGCACGCCTGGTGCTGTCGACGACGTACAGCCCGGGCAGTGCCTCGAGCTGGCAGACGACGCTGCGGGCCTGCGGTGCGCACCATGCATTCACCCGCACCTACCGCGCCATCGAGTCGCCGCGGGCCGCGGCCGAGTTCCTGCTGCTGGACCGGCTGTTCCCGCGGTCGATCGTGTTCGGGCTGACCCAGGCCGCCGCGTGTCTCGAGGTCCTCGACCCGCGTCAGCGTCGGCTGGGCTTCGGCGGCGACGCCGCACGCATCATCGGCCAGGCACGCGCCTCGCTGGACGTGCGCTCGCTGAGCGACCTGATGTCGGAGCTGCCGCGCGAGATGGAGGCCCTGCAGCTCGTGTGTGTCGAGGCGACCGACGCGGTCTCCAAGAGGTACTTCGAGGGCGCTGTGGCGCCGGAGTGGTTGGGAGGCACCCAGTGA
- a CDS encoding proline dehydrogenase family protein, with translation MFDPSAVLRQGLLGLSRSSQVRGVLEKAPVSRDVVRRFVAGETTEDAVRAAADLTDSGRLVTIDFLGEDTLDIAQAQTTRDAYLELLHALAEQELSTAGAVEVSVKLSAVGQALPGDGEKIALEHAREICQAARNAGTTVTLDMEDHTTTDSTLSVLRDLRQDFPWVGAVLQSYLRRTEGDCRDLATAGSRVRLCKGAYKEPESVAFQDGADVSASYVRCAKVLLEGQGYPMLASHDPQLIDIIGALAAKELRPADSYEFQMLYGIRPHEQQRIAAEGHQMRVYVPYGQEWYGYLMRRMAERPANTMFFLRALATKG, from the coding sequence ATGTTCGACCCCAGTGCCGTGCTGCGCCAAGGACTCCTCGGACTGAGTCGGAGCAGCCAGGTACGCGGCGTTCTCGAGAAGGCCCCGGTGAGCCGCGATGTCGTACGTCGGTTCGTCGCCGGCGAGACCACTGAGGACGCCGTCCGCGCGGCCGCCGACCTGACCGACAGCGGCCGGCTGGTCACCATCGACTTCCTCGGCGAGGACACGCTCGACATCGCTCAGGCTCAGACGACCCGGGACGCCTACCTCGAGCTGTTGCACGCGCTGGCCGAGCAGGAGCTGTCGACCGCCGGCGCGGTCGAGGTCAGCGTCAAGCTCAGCGCCGTCGGTCAGGCGCTGCCCGGCGACGGCGAGAAGATCGCGCTCGAGCACGCTCGCGAGATCTGCCAGGCCGCCCGCAACGCCGGCACCACGGTGACCCTCGACATGGAGGACCACACCACGACCGACTCGACCCTGTCGGTGCTGCGCGACCTGCGCCAGGACTTTCCTTGGGTGGGCGCAGTGCTCCAGTCCTACCTGCGCCGTACGGAGGGTGACTGCCGCGATCTTGCGACCGCTGGCAGCCGGGTCCGGTTGTGCAAGGGCGCCTACAAGGAGCCGGAGTCGGTCGCGTTCCAGGACGGCGCGGACGTGTCGGCGTCCTATGTCCGGTGCGCCAAGGTGCTGCTCGAGGGCCAGGGCTACCCGATGCTGGCCAGCCACGACCCGCAGCTGATCGACATCATCGGCGCGCTCGCGGCCAAGGAGCTGCGACCGGCCGACTCCTACGAGTTCCAGATGCTCTACGGCATCCGGCCGCACGAGCAGCAGCGGATCGCTGCCGAGGGGCACCAGATGCGGGTCTACGTGCCCTACGGCCAGGAGTGGTACGGCTACCTCATGCGCCGCATGGCCGAGCGCCCGGCCAACACGATGTTCTTCCTGCGAGCACTGGCGACGAAGGGCTGA
- a CDS encoding GNAT family N-acetyltransferase yields the protein MTAISVRALGDEDWQVYRDIRLAALKESPSAFAASIDQEQKFDEEFWRTRMARSRRLVAEQEGEPVGVVSVGDVVDEDDIDKDGDTSEIVAELFGLWVAPELRGKGVAWKLVQAGVDEAREEKRSFAVYWVGTDNGRAVAFASSFGFRPTDSRRSMRPQDASDDEDDDNLEMAMIYPLGSDPGAVPSSVLS from the coding sequence ATGACAGCAATCTCGGTGCGTGCCCTCGGGGATGAGGACTGGCAGGTCTACCGCGACATCAGGCTGGCAGCGCTGAAGGAATCTCCGTCGGCGTTCGCCGCCTCCATCGATCAGGAGCAGAAGTTCGACGAAGAGTTCTGGCGGACCCGCATGGCGCGGTCCCGGCGGCTGGTGGCCGAGCAGGAAGGCGAACCCGTCGGCGTGGTCTCGGTCGGTGACGTCGTCGACGAGGACGACATCGACAAGGACGGCGACACCAGCGAGATCGTGGCCGAGCTGTTCGGGCTCTGGGTTGCGCCGGAGCTGCGCGGCAAGGGCGTGGCCTGGAAGCTCGTGCAGGCCGGCGTCGACGAGGCCCGCGAGGAGAAGCGCTCGTTCGCGGTCTACTGGGTCGGCACGGACAACGGCCGGGCGGTGGCGTTCGCCAGCAGCTTCGGTTTCCGGCCGACCGACTCCCGTCGCTCGATGCGACCGCAGGACGCCTCCGACGACGAGGACGACGACAACCTCGAGATGGCGATGATCTACCCCCTCGGCAGCGACCCCGGGGCGGTCCCGAGCTCGGTGCTGTCGTGA